In the genome of Elusimicrobiales bacterium, the window AATCTCCGCCGGCTGATGCGGTTGACGAAGCAGCCGCGCAGGACATGGCAGCCGCCGCAGCGCCGGAGGCAGCGCCGGAGGCCGCGCCGGAAACTGTTCCGGCGGAACAATGCGCCGGGGGGGAGCCTCCCGCGCCCCAGTCATTTGCGGACACCGCCGCCGCTGAACCCGCCGCCGCGAACATCGCGCCGGCAGCAGAAATTCAGCCGGAGAATGCGGAGCAGCCTGCCGCGCCTGAGGCCACCGCGCAACCCGAAAACACGGAGCAGCCCGCCATGCCGGAGGAAACCGCCGCCGCGCCGGAGGAAATCCCCCTGCCGGAAACCGGGATTTCGGACGAAACTCCGCTGGGCGCGGAGGATGAAAAACGCATCACGCCGGAGCCGGGCGCGCCGGAGGCGGGATGACCCCCGAACTCCGCAGAGACCCCATTATAGGACGCTGGGTGATAATCGCCTCCGGGCGGAGGCTGCGCCCGTCGGATTTCAAGCCGGAGGCGGCAGCCTCGGACGACGTTTCCAAATGCCCCTTCTGCCCCGGGCGCGAGGCCGACACCCCCGCCGAAACCTTCGCCTGCGGCCCCGCGCGGCGCAAACCGGGCCAGCCCGGCTGGACTTTGCGCGTGGTGGGCAACAAATTTCCCGCTCTTGACCCGGCGGGCCGTATTCACCGCCACGGCGTCGGCATGTATGACGAGATGGACGGCGCCGGCGCGCACGAGGTCATCATAGAAACCCCGCACCATGTCCGCCATATAGCCGACATGGAGGACTGCGAGGTGGAGGATATTTTCCGCGCCTACCGCCACAGGATGCTGGCCGCCGCGCAGGACAAGCGGCTTCAGTACGCGCTGGTTTTCAAAAATTACGGCCGGGCGGCGGGGGCGACGCTTTCGCATCCGCATTCGCAGCTTATCGCGCTGCCGATGGTGCCCATCCGCGTCCGGCAGGAGATGGACGGCAGCAAGGCCTATCACGATTATAAAGAGCGCTGCGTTTTCTGCGACATCATCCGCGAGGAGCGGCGTTTCGCCGAGCGCATAGTCTGCGAGGACGGCGATTTCATAGCCATGGAGCCCTACGCCAGCCGCTTCCAGTTTGAAACCTGGATTTTGCCAAAGGAGCATTCCGGCCATTACGAGCGCATTTCCGCCGGAGGCATAAAAAACCTCGCCCGGCTGATGAAGACCGTCATGGCCAAGCTGCGCCGGGCCACCGGCGGCGCGCCGTTCAACTGGATGCTGCACACCATGCCGCTGCGCGATCACGAGAACGCGCATTACCACTGGCACATAGAGCTTATGCCCAAAACCGGCACCATCGCCGGCTTTGAATGGGGCAGCGGCTGTTACATAAACTCCCTCCCCCCCGAACTGGCGGCAAAAACCCTTAACGAGACGTAACTGCAAAATGGCATTGAAATTTGTGTTATCTTATGATAGCATATAGGATATAGGGGAGATGGCTCCGATAGCCGATTGGCAGGTTAC includes:
- a CDS encoding DUF4931 domain-containing protein → MTPELRRDPIIGRWVIIASGRRLRPSDFKPEAAASDDVSKCPFCPGREADTPAETFACGPARRKPGQPGWTLRVVGNKFPALDPAGRIHRHGVGMYDEMDGAGAHEVIIETPHHVRHIADMEDCEVEDIFRAYRHRMLAAAQDKRLQYALVFKNYGRAAGATLSHPHSQLIALPMVPIRVRQEMDGSKAYHDYKERCVFCDIIREERRFAERIVCEDGDFIAMEPYASRFQFETWILPKEHSGHYERISAGGIKNLARLMKTVMAKLRRATGGAPFNWMLHTMPLRDHENAHYHWHIELMPKTGTIAGFEWGSGCYINSLPPELAAKTLNET